A part of Limihaloglobus sulfuriphilus genomic DNA contains:
- a CDS encoding metallophosphoesterase family protein, giving the protein MFAIISDIHSNIEALTAVLEDIDKRGIKTIHCLGDIVGYGPNPKECLDLVMAKTEVCIMGNHDHATLYEPTNFNTGAERAALWTRFELETEPDKELLDKRMHFLINLPMRHHMELKLDGSHAHLEFVHASPRKPIHEYVFPDDAFSSSPKLGLIFNRVHHICFIGHTHLPGVFLDDPDFYTADELDSVYPIIEDERAIINVGSVGQPRDGDTRASYAYVEGNEVHFVRVKYDMEKTIEKIYSIDGLDNFEADRLREGK; this is encoded by the coding sequence ATGTTTGCAATTATAAGTGATATACATTCGAATATTGAAGCTCTCACAGCAGTGCTTGAGGACATTGACAAACGGGGCATAAAAACGATACATTGTCTTGGCGATATTGTCGGGTACGGCCCCAATCCAAAAGAATGTCTCGATCTGGTAATGGCCAAAACCGAGGTATGCATAATGGGCAACCATGACCATGCAACCTTGTATGAGCCAACGAATTTCAATACAGGAGCAGAGCGCGCGGCACTTTGGACCCGTTTCGAGCTTGAAACTGAACCCGATAAGGAGCTTCTTGACAAGAGGATGCACTTCCTTATCAACCTGCCTATGCGGCACCATATGGAACTGAAACTCGACGGCAGCCATGCCCATCTGGAATTTGTTCACGCATCGCCGCGTAAACCAATACATGAATATGTTTTCCCTGATGATGCTTTCAGCTCCTCACCCAAACTCGGCCTCATTTTCAACAGAGTTCATCATATCTGTTTCATAGGCCACACACATCTGCCGGGCGTATTTCTTGATGACCCTGATTTTTACACAGCCGACGAACTCGATTCAGTTTATCCGATTATCGAAGACGAGCGGGCAATAATAAATGTTGGCTCTGTGGGCCAGCCCCGCGATGGTGACACACGGGCAAGCTATGCCTACGTTGAAGGCAATGAAGTGCATTTTGTGCGGGTTAAGTACGATATGGAAAAAACAATAGAGAAGATATATTCTATTGACGGCCTCGATAATTTCGAAGCAGACCGGCTGCGAGAAGGCAAATAA
- the argF gene encoding ornithine carbamoyltransferase produces MKHFLSINSCSSQELLELLELSIDLKKLYKSNKRVLCLAGKSLAMIFEKPSLRTRMSFQVAMTNLGGASVYVKPEDVGGIGKREPLKDMARILSGYVDGIMVRTFAHETATGLAEYASVPVINALTDWSHPCQAMADIMTAKEHFGKIEGLKFAFIGDGNNVARSLAFGCAKLGMRIEIASPAGYELDKGSIERANAIKPGTVVQSSDPIQAVKDADLIYTDTWVSMGQEEEKAKRINDFQGFQVNMDMLKAAASHVRVMHCLPAYRGYEITDEVCECENSIIFLEAENRLHFQRALLKKLMSSN; encoded by the coding sequence ATGAAACACTTTTTATCAATAAATTCCTGCTCCAGCCAAGAGCTGCTCGAGCTGCTTGAACTCTCAATTGACCTTAAGAAACTTTACAAGTCAAACAAACGTGTTCTATGTCTTGCCGGCAAGTCTCTGGCGATGATTTTTGAGAAACCAAGCCTCAGAACCCGTATGAGTTTCCAGGTTGCCATGACAAATCTCGGCGGCGCATCGGTTTATGTGAAACCTGAAGATGTCGGCGGCATCGGCAAGCGTGAACCGCTAAAGGATATGGCCAGGATACTGAGCGGCTATGTTGACGGCATAATGGTCAGAACCTTTGCGCATGAAACAGCAACGGGCCTGGCTGAATATGCTTCTGTGCCGGTGATTAACGCACTTACTGACTGGTCTCATCCATGTCAGGCAATGGCGGATATAATGACCGCAAAAGAGCATTTCGGAAAAATAGAAGGCCTCAAATTCGCTTTCATCGGTGACGGCAATAATGTCGCCAGATCGCTGGCCTTTGGCTGTGCTAAGCTAGGTATGCGTATCGAAATCGCCAGTCCTGCCGGTTATGAGCTGGATAAGGGTTCGATTGAAAGGGCAAACGCCATTAAGCCGGGTACCGTTGTCCAGTCATCGGATCCTATACAGGCGGTTAAGGACGCAGACCTCATATACACCGATACCTGGGTGAGCATGGGCCAGGAAGAAGAAAAAGCCAAACGTATCAATGATTTCCAGGGTTTTCAGGTGAATATGGATATGCTCAAGGCGGCCGCCTCTCATGTCAGGGTTATGCACTGTCTGCCGGCATACCGCGGCTATGAAATTACCGATGAAGTATGCGAATGTGAAAATTCGATAATCTTTCTGGAGGCCGAGAACCGCCTGCATTTTCAGAGGGCACTGCTCAAAAAGCTCATGAGCTCAAATTGA
- the argB gene encoding acetylglutamate kinase, whose translation MQTAIKKARAMIEAMEYIRAFKDKIVVVKLGGSILEDLELQRKLLKDIAFMKIVGMRPVIVHGGGKHISQAMENSGIEPQWVHGRRYTDKRTLTIVERTLIHDVNSGICKALKELGCSTMALHSLGSCVIFAKPLEMKTEEGRRLDLGLVGEVDKVNSELIINLCAAGTIPVIAPIGIDKNGQKLNINADSAAGMVAASVKAEKFVLLSDTHGILMDINDPESRISSLTETQVKELIREGVISAGMLPKVEACFTALDGGVGKAHTIDGRIEHSLLLEIYTEQGIGTQIIR comes from the coding sequence ATGCAGACAGCAATAAAAAAAGCAAGGGCGATGATAGAGGCGATGGAGTATATCCGCGCTTTCAAAGACAAGATCGTAGTTGTAAAGCTTGGCGGCAGTATCCTTGAGGACTTAGAGTTACAGCGTAAACTGCTTAAGGATATAGCCTTTATGAAAATCGTTGGCATGAGGCCGGTGATAGTGCACGGCGGCGGCAAGCACATTTCGCAGGCCATGGAAAACTCGGGAATAGAACCGCAATGGGTTCACGGCCGCCGATACACAGACAAACGTACCTTAACCATAGTTGAGCGGACCCTCATACACGATGTTAATTCCGGTATATGCAAAGCCCTTAAAGAACTGGGCTGCTCTACAATGGCTCTCCATTCACTTGGCAGCTGCGTGATATTCGCAAAACCGCTTGAGATGAAAACAGAAGAAGGCAGGCGTCTTGACCTTGGTCTGGTTGGAGAGGTTGACAAGGTAAACTCCGAGCTGATAATCAATCTTTGTGCGGCGGGAACAATTCCTGTTATCGCCCCGATAGGAATCGATAAGAACGGTCAGAAACTGAATATAAACGCCGACAGCGCCGCCGGCATGGTGGCGGCGTCGGTAAAGGCTGAAAAATTTGTTCTACTGAGTGATACACATGGGATCCTGATGGATATAAATGACCCTGAAAGCAGAATATCTTCTTTGACAGAGACTCAGGTCAAGGAACTTATCAGAGAGGGCGTAATCTCCGCCGGTATGCTTCCTAAGGTAGAAGCCTGTTTCACGGCACTTGACGGCGGTGTCGGCAAGGCGCATACAATAGACGGACGAATAGAGCATTCGCTTTTACTGGAAATATACACTGAACAGGGCATAGGGACGCAAATAATTCGCTGA
- a CDS encoding YidC/Oxa1 family insertase periplasmic-domain containing protein, giving the protein MKNKTTIFLFILTALITSCLYAEEPAENPNKTGLETDAEQTLTIDPKLLTAKNSPENVSVIGSVDPESNFTMELAISSKGASIEQARLNGFFERGSETEPLVAMKPVTGTGGQTILPLSARYLTIEGSGLMLPLYKLDWKFTGVRGGSSGSQNIELEAVYMLEDKEFIKVTRTYTLLPALKHFTCTDTIKNLSDMPLKLSYDIQSPTGFAREAVRTDARKILTGYTKADGTGIVSGTIDITKMRKQAVEYLNNPIPENKITIERPKEAARLRWTAVSNKYFTGIMIPDSLNEQNELAPFEIKELNYYFDGLQKGLSLKQQPKAYDRDNVGHVLTYEKIELAPGESESRVTNIYLGPKVKAIFENDEYYRSIGLIHTIDFRMCCGNLFRPISFAILALMKTMYAVIPNYGIIIIILVLLVRTCLHPLTKSGQVSMMKMGKLGPKMEELKKKYGDNKAELQRAMAELYREQGASPIKGMLPMFIQMPIWIALYSAIYASIDLRGAKFLPFWITDLSAPDALVSFSPVEIPLLGWELTAFNLLPILLGVAMFLQQKLMSTTSTAAANPQMQQQQKMMLWMMPIMMLIFLYNAPSGLNLYIMTSVFGGVIEQKVIRKHIQEKEEQEARGKVPVTSKTGGKAKKKKPKPLFKNS; this is encoded by the coding sequence ATGAAAAATAAAACTACAATATTTCTATTTATATTAACTGCTTTAATAACGAGCTGTCTATACGCAGAAGAGCCGGCAGAAAATCCAAATAAGACCGGACTGGAAACCGACGCCGAACAAACCTTAACTATAGACCCAAAACTGCTGACAGCCAAAAATTCGCCTGAAAATGTTTCTGTTATCGGCTCTGTTGACCCGGAAAGTAATTTTACCATGGAGCTTGCGATCAGCTCCAAAGGCGCTTCCATCGAACAGGCCAGGCTTAACGGCTTTTTCGAAAGAGGCTCAGAGACAGAACCTCTCGTGGCAATGAAACCTGTTACCGGCACCGGCGGCCAAACGATACTGCCTTTATCGGCAAGATATCTGACTATAGAGGGCAGCGGGCTTATGCTTCCGCTATACAAACTTGACTGGAAATTTACCGGCGTACGCGGCGGCAGCAGCGGATCACAGAACATTGAGCTTGAAGCAGTGTATATGCTTGAAGATAAAGAATTTATAAAAGTAACTAGAACTTATACCCTTTTACCTGCTCTCAAACACTTCACATGCACCGACACAATAAAAAATCTCTCCGACATGCCTTTGAAGCTCTCTTATGATATTCAGAGCCCTACCGGTTTTGCACGTGAGGCCGTTCGGACAGATGCCAGAAAGATCCTCACCGGCTATACCAAGGCCGACGGAACCGGGATAGTCTCCGGCACAATCGATATTACTAAAATGCGTAAACAGGCTGTTGAGTACCTCAATAATCCAATACCGGAAAATAAAATCACAATTGAGCGGCCCAAAGAAGCCGCCAGACTCAGATGGACTGCCGTTTCAAACAAATATTTCACAGGGATAATGATACCTGACAGCCTGAATGAACAGAATGAACTCGCACCCTTTGAAATAAAAGAGCTGAATTACTATTTTGACGGCCTTCAAAAGGGGCTCAGCCTAAAACAGCAGCCAAAGGCTTACGACAGGGACAATGTCGGCCATGTACTTACCTATGAGAAGATAGAACTGGCGCCGGGCGAATCAGAATCACGGGTAACCAACATATACCTGGGGCCGAAAGTTAAGGCAATATTTGAAAACGATGAATACTACAGAAGTATCGGCCTTATTCACACGATTGACTTCAGGATGTGCTGCGGCAACCTGTTCCGCCCTATCTCATTTGCGATACTTGCTTTAATGAAAACCATGTATGCCGTCATTCCCAATTATGGAATTATAATCATCATACTTGTATTGCTCGTTAGAACATGCCTTCATCCGTTGACTAAAAGCGGACAGGTATCAATGATGAAAATGGGCAAGCTGGGCCCCAAGATGGAAGAGCTCAAGAAGAAATACGGCGACAACAAAGCGGAACTGCAGCGGGCGATGGCAGAGCTTTACCGCGAACAGGGAGCATCTCCAATAAAAGGAATGCTGCCGATGTTTATTCAGATGCCTATCTGGATCGCATTGTATTCAGCTATTTATGCCAGTATAGACCTTCGAGGCGCAAAATTCCTTCCATTCTGGATAACAGACCTCTCGGCTCCGGACGCTCTGGTATCGTTCAGCCCTGTGGAAATACCGCTGCTGGGCTGGGAATTGACAGCCTTTAACCTGCTGCCGATTCTGCTGGGCGTGGCAATGTTCCTGCAGCAGAAACTTATGTCAACAACATCCACAGCCGCGGCAAACCCGCAAATGCAGCAGCAGCAAAAAATGATGCTCTGGATGATGCCGATTATGATGCTGATATTCCTTTATAACGCTCCGTCAGGGTTGAACCTCTACATTATGACAAGTGTGTTTGGAGGAGTGATAGAACAAAAAGTCATCCGCAAGCACATACAGGAAAAAGAAGAGCAGGAAGCCCGCGGCAAGGTTCCGGTTACCAGCAAAACCGGAGGCAAGGCGAAAAAGAAAAAGCCCAAACCGCTGTTCAAAAACAGTTGA
- a CDS encoding uroporphyrinogen decarboxylase family protein, translating to MTSKERVKITLQHKEADRVPINFAGANMDIDRRLKEHFGLSPDDNDGLLECLHVDFRVIEPPYTGKTIHENVPGRNIDPLWGIRTRWIENESGGYWDYCDFPLRDATLEQAKNWPMPDPDDFDYDSVLEQCRKYKDYFIVFGNPGYGDVINSTGMLRTMEQTLIDLITDDPVGLEIMNRKVTTQSEILRRVLETAGDKIDMLWIGEDLGTQKTPMVSLDVFRRHIIPLHMKNISIAKEYGLPVMIHSCGSSSWAFNDFIEMGIDVVDTLQPEAANMSPEYLKKTFGEKLCFNGCISTAGAMAYGTTDEAAQSVKDVLDVMMPGGGYIMAPTHSIQDNSPTENVVTVFETAYEYGKYGVG from the coding sequence ATGACCTCAAAAGAAAGAGTCAAAATCACTCTGCAACACAAAGAAGCTGACAGGGTTCCCATCAACTTTGCCGGCGCAAATATGGACATTGACAGGAGGCTCAAAGAACATTTTGGCCTCTCACCAGATGACAATGACGGTTTGCTGGAATGTCTCCATGTAGATTTTAGAGTGATAGAACCGCCATATACAGGAAAAACAATACATGAGAATGTCCCCGGGCGAAACATTGACCCTCTTTGGGGAATCCGTACACGCTGGATAGAAAACGAATCCGGCGGTTACTGGGATTACTGCGATTTTCCGCTCAGAGATGCAACACTGGAGCAGGCAAAGAACTGGCCGATGCCTGATCCGGATGACTTTGACTATGACAGCGTTTTAGAACAGTGCCGGAAATATAAGGATTATTTCATCGTTTTTGGAAATCCGGGCTACGGTGATGTGATAAACAGTACGGGGATGCTGCGGACAATGGAGCAGACACTGATAGACCTTATAACCGATGACCCGGTCGGGCTTGAGATAATGAACCGTAAGGTAACAACGCAGTCAGAAATTCTCCGCAGAGTTCTGGAGACTGCTGGTGATAAGATCGATATGCTCTGGATAGGTGAAGACCTGGGAACACAGAAAACACCTATGGTAAGCCTCGATGTATTCCGCCGACACATTATTCCTCTGCACATGAAGAATATCAGCATAGCCAAAGAGTATGGCCTGCCGGTGATGATTCACAGCTGCGGCTCAAGCAGTTGGGCGTTTAATGATTTTATAGAGATGGGTATCGACGTTGTGGATACTCTTCAGCCAGAGGCGGCAAACATGTCGCCGGAGTACCTCAAAAAGACCTTTGGTGAGAAACTCTGTTTCAACGGCTGCATATCTACTGCCGGAGCGATGGCTTACGGAACTACCGATGAAGCGGCACAAAGCGTAAAAGATGTACTTGACGTGATGATGCCCGGCGGCGGGTACATAATGGCACCGACTCACAGCATACAGGATAACAGCCCAACAGAAAATGTGGTCACCGTTTTTGAAACAGCTTATGAGTACGGAAAATACGGTGTGGGGTAA
- a CDS encoding ABC transporter permease, translating into MNTSNIHILNLSLGYLMLLIPMGIMLWLKIGLIGKTALAALRMTVQLLFVGFYLQVVFEADNFWLTLAWLIIMVTVADFTIIRGCGLKLRRFLSSLFIALLAGTAIPLIYFVGVILTDKNLLAPQFAIPIGGMILGNCLRADVIGIAGFYESIKENRKSFLLTLSQGASLTEAVRPHFRKAFSKALMPTISTMSAIGLVSLPGMMTGVILAGADPITAIKYQIAIMISIFTGTSITIALGILLTTKKCFTDYGLPVDDIFIT; encoded by the coding sequence ATGAATACTTCTAACATTCACATACTGAACCTGTCGCTGGGGTATTTAATGCTGCTCATTCCTATGGGAATTATGCTGTGGCTGAAAATTGGGCTCATAGGTAAAACCGCCCTGGCAGCACTGCGAATGACAGTTCAGCTGCTTTTTGTTGGTTTTTACCTGCAGGTAGTCTTTGAGGCGGACAATTTCTGGCTGACTCTTGCCTGGCTCATTATCATGGTAACAGTAGCTGATTTCACAATTATACGCGGCTGCGGGCTGAAACTGCGCCGCTTTCTCTCAAGCCTGTTTATAGCACTGCTGGCAGGCACCGCCATACCGCTGATTTATTTTGTTGGCGTTATACTTACAGATAAAAATCTGCTCGCACCTCAGTTTGCCATACCCATTGGCGGTATGATACTTGGCAACTGTCTTAGAGCTGATGTTATAGGCATAGCCGGTTTTTATGAATCCATAAAAGAGAACCGCAAATCGTTTCTGCTTACGTTATCTCAGGGGGCATCTCTAACAGAAGCTGTAAGGCCGCACTTTAGAAAGGCGTTTTCAAAGGCACTTATGCCGACAATATCAACAATGTCAGCAATCGGCCTTGTATCATTACCGGGGATGATGACGGGTGTTATACTAGCCGGCGCCGACCCGATTACCGCGATTAAGTATCAGATTGCAATTATGATATCGATTTTCACAGGTACCTCGATAACAATTGCCCTGGGAATACTCCTGACCACAAAGAAATGCTTTACTGATTACGGATTGCCTGTTGACGATATTTTTATTACATAA
- a CDS encoding sulfatase — MLQNINRREFLKTTSMASGAVLMAVCGSWALSNRRQKPNLVFVFADQWRAQDTGYAGNSDVLTPNLDKLEKESVNFKNAVSCCPVCSPFRASLMTGQYPLTHGLLINDLQLSTRAVSFAHALAGAGYDTAYIGKWHLDGSGRSDYIPPERRQGFDYWKVLECTHNYNHSEYYAGSSDKVRAWDGYDAYAQTDDAEKYITSRSGSGKPFALFLSWGPPHNPYRTGPKMWLDYYSSRDIKMRPNVSPQDYGKAKKDITGYYAHCSALDRCVGQLLSAIRGNGIADNTIFVFTADHGDMLYSHRQVRKQKPWEESVRIPFLVKCPDSWQVRPRQSGEMINSPDIMPTMLSLCGVDIPDTAQGTDYSGVIFGGKSNIENSALIMCPSPFGEWHPARGGVAYRGVRTKRYTYVRKLDGPWLLYDNLDDPYQMNNLCGKTEYLDIQQKLEKELEYWLKKTGDDFASGPELLKRCGYRVDKKLTVPFDNPDYHGQVSKPAAI; from the coding sequence ATGTTACAAAATATAAACAGAAGAGAATTTCTAAAGACGACTTCTATGGCCTCCGGCGCGGTGTTAATGGCCGTATGCGGCTCATGGGCGTTATCGAACAGGAGGCAAAAGCCAAACCTTGTTTTTGTATTTGCCGACCAATGGCGTGCACAGGATACAGGTTATGCCGGCAACAGTGATGTCCTGACACCTAATCTTGATAAGCTGGAAAAGGAGAGCGTAAACTTTAAAAACGCTGTCTCATGCTGTCCGGTTTGCAGCCCCTTCAGGGCAAGCCTGATGACAGGTCAGTACCCCTTAACACATGGGTTGTTGATTAACGATTTGCAGCTGAGCACCAGAGCAGTGTCTTTTGCCCACGCACTGGCCGGTGCCGGGTATGATACTGCATATATCGGCAAATGGCATCTCGACGGCAGCGGCAGAAGCGACTACATACCACCGGAGAGAAGGCAGGGGTTTGACTACTGGAAAGTCCTTGAATGTACACATAATTATAATCATTCAGAGTATTACGCCGGCAGCAGTGACAAGGTGCGTGCATGGGACGGATATGATGCGTATGCCCAGACGGATGATGCTGAGAAGTATATAACGTCGAGATCCGGGAGTGGCAAGCCGTTTGCCCTGTTCCTTTCATGGGGGCCTCCTCATAATCCATACCGGACAGGGCCCAAGATGTGGCTTGATTATTACAGCTCCCGGGATATCAAGATGCGGCCCAATGTATCGCCTCAGGATTACGGCAAAGCTAAAAAGGATATCACGGGTTATTATGCCCATTGCTCAGCACTTGACAGGTGCGTTGGGCAGCTGCTTTCGGCGATCCGGGGAAACGGAATTGCCGATAACACAATCTTTGTATTCACCGCCGACCACGGTGACATGCTGTATTCCCACCGGCAGGTAAGGAAACAGAAACCGTGGGAAGAATCGGTTAGAATACCGTTCCTTGTCAAATGCCCGGATAGCTGGCAAGTCCGTCCCAGGCAAAGCGGAGAGATGATAAACTCTCCGGACATAATGCCGACAATGTTGTCACTGTGCGGTGTTGATATACCCGATACAGCCCAGGGCACGGATTATTCCGGCGTGATATTTGGGGGAAAATCCAACATAGAAAATTCTGCCCTGATAATGTGTCCCTCGCCGTTTGGTGAATGGCATCCTGCAAGGGGAGGTGTAGCATATAGAGGCGTTAGGACAAAACGTTATACCTATGTCCGTAAACTGGACGGGCCATGGCTTTTATATGACAACCTGGACGATCCTTATCAGATGAACAATCTTTGCGGAAAAACTGAATATTTGGATATTCAGCAAAAACTGGAAAAAGAGCTTGAATACTGGCTTAAAAAAACCGGCGACGATTTCGCCTCGGGCCCTGAACTGCTCAAAAGGTGCGGTTATAGGGTTGATAAAAAACTGACTGTCCCGTTTGATAACCCGGACTATCACGGTCAGGTTTCAAAACCGGCAGCAATATAA
- a CDS encoding aspartate aminotransferase family protein: protein MTTQETINLFDKYVIGNYGRLARVIVKGSGSRLWDADGNEILDMFPGWAVSGIGHCHPKVVEAIQRQAAELIHIDNTFYIEQQGRLAQMLSERGFGGKCFFCNSGAEANEAALKLARLHTDAKKYKFITTEKSFHGRSIATVTATGQPKYHKGFLPLVPGFKHIPFNDIKALEAAFDDEVAAVMIEPIQGEGGINVATDEFISAIRRLCDEKGALMIFDEVQTGMGRTGKWYACQHFDVEPDIITLAKALGGGMAIGAMMAKPEIADSLVPGTHASTFGGNPMACSAAIAVIEAVEEENLLSNAIDMGAYTREKLEELAGEYQIIDHVRGIGLMIGLQLKSSGAEIVSKCLEKGLRINCTQGSVIRFMPAMTVTREQIDSAIDIFRSVLKDTKQAAEDEENQ from the coding sequence ATGACTACTCAGGAAACAATAAATCTTTTTGATAAATATGTTATAGGCAATTACGGCAGGCTTGCAAGGGTTATAGTCAAAGGCTCTGGAAGCCGGCTTTGGGACGCAGACGGCAACGAAATACTGGACATGTTTCCCGGCTGGGCGGTAAGCGGCATCGGCCACTGCCATCCAAAAGTCGTTGAGGCAATCCAGCGGCAGGCGGCGGAGCTTATTCATATTGACAATACCTTTTATATTGAGCAGCAGGGGCGTTTGGCCCAGATGCTGTCCGAGCGAGGTTTCGGCGGTAAATGCTTTTTCTGCAACAGCGGGGCAGAAGCCAACGAGGCGGCATTAAAACTGGCCCGTCTTCACACAGACGCGAAAAAATACAAGTTTATAACCACGGAAAAGAGTTTTCACGGCAGAAGCATCGCAACGGTTACCGCCACCGGACAGCCGAAATACCATAAGGGCTTTCTTCCGCTGGTGCCCGGGTTTAAACATATTCCTTTCAACGACATAAAGGCGTTAGAGGCGGCTTTTGATGATGAGGTGGCCGCGGTTATGATTGAGCCGATACAGGGCGAGGGCGGGATCAACGTTGCCACGGATGAATTCATCTCGGCAATCCGCCGGCTTTGTGATGAAAAGGGAGCTTTGATGATTTTTGATGAGGTTCAGACCGGCATGGGCAGGACTGGTAAATGGTACGCCTGTCAGCATTTCGATGTTGAACCGGACATAATAACCCTGGCCAAGGCTCTCGGCGGAGGTATGGCTATAGGGGCAATGATGGCCAAACCGGAAATTGCCGATTCGCTCGTTCCCGGCACTCATGCCTCGACATTTGGCGGCAACCCAATGGCGTGTTCGGCGGCAATAGCTGTAATCGAGGCAGTAGAAGAGGAGAATCTCTTGTCCAATGCAATTGACATGGGAGCCTATACACGTGAAAAACTTGAGGAGCTTGCCGGTGAATACCAGATAATAGACCACGTCCGCGGCATAGGCCTTATGATTGGTCTCCAGCTCAAGAGCAGCGGCGCGGAGATTGTGAGCAAATGCCTTGAAAAAGGGCTCCGTATTAACTGCACTCAGGGCAGTGTGATACGGTTTATGCCTGCAATGACGGTTACCAGGGAGCAGATAGATTCTGCGATAGATATCTTCAGGTCTGTCCTCAAAGATACCAAGCAGGCCGCTGAAGATGAGGAAAACCAGTAA
- a CDS encoding tRNA modification GTPase — protein sequence MLTANTTIAALSSSDNRALRHIIRLSGPDALKIISSVLRPEENISSKQRSITAVKTDIRGVLFDCFAYFFPHGSSYTGEMMIELHVISPTAAAMILFESITAAGARPAGPGEFTARAYLNGKLDLAQAEAVSELISGTNLYQITAAEKMLKGRLSSEISQIEEGIVELLSLLEAEMDFVEETEMFISESQAAERTNSIISSTQKLLDQNIRREAMIGMPSIGIAGLPNAGKSSLLNSLTQSQRSIVSSARATTRDILTARLRLENTECVLFDCAGLSNKPALDVLDRLGQDAAVEALGAADLVIFCHDVCSGDPAESIKLLNRFTAKKIIISLTKTDLCEEQTDKTEQEFKGYETVLISSKNGLNIDKLKKMIAAELEELAGKSDGESVHSSINQRHKDSLISCRNSCREAASHISSGNYEIASLCLRDAHETLVGIEQHKAIDEKILENIFSKFCIGK from the coding sequence ATGCTAACAGCCAATACCACAATAGCGGCATTGAGCTCGTCTGATAACAGGGCGCTGCGGCATATAATACGCCTCAGCGGCCCGGATGCGTTGAAAATCATCTCCAGTGTTCTAAGGCCGGAGGAGAATATCTCCAGCAAACAAAGAAGCATAACAGCTGTAAAAACAGATATACGCGGCGTGCTGTTCGACTGTTTCGCATATTTCTTTCCGCACGGAAGTTCATATACCGGCGAGATGATGATAGAGCTGCATGTTATCTCTCCAACAGCGGCGGCTATGATTTTGTTCGAGTCTATTACCGCCGCAGGCGCACGGCCGGCCGGTCCAGGAGAGTTTACTGCAAGAGCATATCTCAATGGGAAACTTGACCTTGCCCAGGCCGAGGCCGTTTCTGAGCTGATTTCAGGCACAAACCTGTATCAGATTACAGCGGCTGAGAAAATGCTTAAAGGCAGGCTTTCAAGCGAGATATCACAGATTGAAGAAGGTATTGTCGAATTGCTCAGCCTGTTAGAGGCGGAGATGGATTTCGTCGAAGAGACAGAAATGTTTATCTCAGAGTCACAGGCAGCAGAGCGTACAAATTCAATTATAAGCTCCACACAAAAACTCCTCGACCAGAATATCCGAAGAGAAGCCATGATCGGTATGCCTTCAATTGGTATCGCCGGTCTGCCCAACGCAGGTAAAAGCAGCCTGCTCAACAGCCTGACCCAGTCTCAGCGAAGCATCGTTTCCTCTGCACGGGCAACGACACGCGACATACTAACCGCCCGGCTTAGACTTGAGAACACCGAATGCGTGCTTTTTGATTGTGCGGGCCTCTCTAACAAACCCGCCCTTGATGTCCTTGACAGGCTTGGTCAGGACGCCGCTGTAGAGGCGCTTGGAGCTGCTGATCTGGTTATTTTCTGCCATGACGTTTGTAGTGGTGACCCGGCAGAGTCCATAAAACTGCTCAACAGATTTACCGCGAAAAAAATAATCATAAGCCTCACAAAAACAGACCTTTGCGAAGAACAAACAGACAAAACAGAGCAAGAATTCAAAGGGTATGAAACTGTTCTTATAAGTAGTAAAAACGGCTTAAATATTGATAAATTAAAAAAAATGATTGCCGCTGAGCTTGAAGAATTAGCCGGTAAATCTGACGGCGAATCCGTCCATTCATCAATAAACCAGAGGCACAAAGATTCGCTTATCAGCTGCCGAAATTCATGCCGGGAGGCAGCATCTCATATCAGCTCGGGAAATTACGAAATCGCCTCTCTGTGTCTAAGAGATGCTCACGAAACTCTCGTGGGCATAGAACAGCACAAAGCCATTGACGAAAAGATTCTTGAAAATATTTTTTCTAAATTCTGTATCGGCAAGTAA